In Populus alba chromosome 4, ASM523922v2, whole genome shotgun sequence, the genomic window tctctttatttaaaatactcTGCGCTCCGCCACTGGTTCAGCTGATatctttcaaaacatcacaataTGGAAAATCTGACAAGATGCTTTCCATCGCCATTCCCTCTCCATTGCCTGATCTAAAAGATGCAAGGTAATCAgtgggtttttttgttttctttcaaattaataCTTCTAGATGCTCGTTACCTAGAAGTAGTTAAAACTATATATTCTCACGTATATATTTACACGAAAAACCcctgtatcattttttttttaagttgctggattttttttgtttttttgtacaaacaaagggagaaaaaacaaaacaacaaactaCAAACACTAACCAAAATTTACCAAATTATTGCACTTCCTATATGgcgggtcaaattaattttttttaatacaaaataaatatctaaatatttttaatgtgtttctatatattatctaaaaaagaagatttatcTAATGTGATCTAATTGACatggtaaattaaaaaacaaccagaCAACTTATAAAAAAgtagttgatttgaaaaaaattaagataacattttttttaaaatattaaaatgataatatattatattgactTGGATTAACTTATCAATTTGTTATTCGGGTCATAAAACcctgataaccctatagaagaaaaataaataaaaaataatattattaaactcaattcttaaatatcaacctaatattgaatgatgaaattaaaaataaaattcaactaaaaagaaGTCAGGTCAGCtcgggttaacttttcaaacatgaaccatgagatcaggataaccctatagaaagcaaatcaaaataaattatgaaacttaattctcaattaacttaatattgaagaatgaaattataacaaaaaatataacaaaaaaaaaacacaaaaaaaccaccAGAGCCAACTTACCAAACTCGTGATTCAAGTTATTATATCAGAATAACcccataaaataaaagttttggcTAATGGAGTCTCTTTTGTTCTCTTGAATTTATTGGGATGCTGGAGAAGACAATTGATGATGGCTAAAGATACCAGTCGGGTTAAAGATGCAGAATAAAAGATTGCGTAGCATGCAGTTGAGACAACTTAGGGGGAAGCCATTGCATTTTTGGTATCAAAACTGAGGAATTAACACTAATCATAATCTTTAATCCAACAATGGggtggttactttttttttttttcttatgggtCTTGTAGTTTATATGGATAGCATCTGCTTTATGTGAGGATTTGTACTCAAAATTGTGTGAATCGCTGCacaatgttagtttttttttagctttgatatatataatcgTTATCTCTTGAAGCGAAAAAGTTAGTATGTccaatttatcttttttcattGCATCATTGACGATTTGAGTTTGAACTGACTAATCCAAGTAGTCTTCAAATTTCTAACTTGGAGAAAGAGTGGCATTAGACCGtagaaagaggagagaaaaagaagaatcttATTCTGGGAGTGGGAGGTGACTTTTAGGGGACAtttcatgacaaaaaaaaaaaaaaaaagatgaaaagaatcttcttttctctctcgttTTTTTCTTGCTCCCCAAGAGCTAGCCATCGGTTCTTCACCCAACTATTCATCACTAAAAAATTCTGCTTGAAATACTCAAGAAGAACTCGATATGTTCATTAATTCGTTAATTAGGAGGATTTAATTATGGAATCGGACTAAGTATATGCTATTCTTTGACTTCAAAACGTAGACAGTACGCATGGAGGTTCAAAAGGAGTTCAATGCAGCTTTTTCTTTATGTAGTGGtctaaaataagttatttttattcatgtgttCTAGCCTAGACTGggattttaatttctaactTGATTGTAATCCATTTTGTAAACTTGTTTTACCGAGCTATCtacttgcttttttaaaatagtcatttaggtaatgtaaaaaaaaaaaactggagttTGATACAAaaaggataaacaaaaaaaaaggcacgtaaaaaaaatgaagctaacTTAGCCAACATTAGATAGTCGGGTTCATGACTAACTAACAAAAATTTCTTATCTTTAGTTTTTAACGGAACTTGATTACTAATCCAAGTAGCATTGCTACATAAATTTATGGAGATTGAAAGTTGGCAACATATAGTAGTAAGCCGTTAGAAGCAGCTGAAGGAATCCAAGAAAAATGGTGTCCTCCATATAGCAGTAAGCCGTAAAATGCATAAAAGATTTATGAAGGAACCCAAACAGTAACTTTTAAGCTTAATTCTAGGACATCCAATGCTTTTTGACTTGGACATGTTTCACTAATATATAAAAGTACTTATTAGACCATccctataatttgttttggttagATTCCTCTTTAGTTGTATTAATCCTCACTCACTCGAACACTTAGAAATTTTAGTTTCTATAAAACCAATTGCACCAAAAACGTTGGTTGTCATAgaatttcatagttttatttttgtgcaaaataaaacaaagtttttccttattttttttgcatcagaaattgtcgcacccgacatcgcgacgGCCCACAAAATTAATcttgattatgaaaaaaaataattatggcattttattcttttaagaaaaaggtttggtttaaggagtcgccacctaatattatgatcactaggaatcctaactggtcaatagagattctatggtacgggaCTGTTTActtaaaaggaaagatattatcacctcttaaatgttttgcctgaggcagactgcattgctgattttgttttaaattgctaaacatttatttacttatgttatgatgatttgtttataatattcctgactctagtgccagtgaatattcgatctcgaataattccaactccggcgttggtaaaaattcgttgctatgaaaaaatcaatatattttcttttttattcatgatcATGATATCATTGAATaagttgataaaaatacattttttccaAGACATgtacaaatttttatttctacactttctattttttttgttttttattatttatttatttttgtttttcatttttttaaattttttgggctgggccaaGCTCAGCCCATGGGGGGCTGGGTTAGACCCAGCCAGTTCAGCTTGGTCACTGGTCTAAACCAGTGACCCGGATGGGTAGCAGGCGCGCGTCAGACACGCGTGCTACAGAAACAAGAataaagtgaattataattcacttgctacagtagcaaggaattataattcacatgtAGCTGTGAATTATAACGCAAAGGAGAGTAGAAAAGACTTACCTGGTTCAGGTGCTGCCGGAGGCGAAGATGATGACTGGCCAGTTTTATCTCCTCTCCGTTTCTGCTTTTCGTCTATTCCTCTGgttcttgctttctttatttccttcttCGTCTgtgtgtttgttgttttttcttcttcctttcctggGTTTCTTCTTTGTTCGTCGTCCctgtgtttgtgtttttctaCTCTGTTTTTCCAACTTCCCCTTGTGTTTATGGTCTCCTCTGTTCGTCTCACCGTTCTTCGTTTTTTCTTTCCGCGTGCATGGCCTTTTCTCTCGCCTGTGAGTTCAGTGGGGAGGGGGGAAGGTGGTGCtgacgcgggacaacaaataaaaagaattaaagcaagaaaagaaagaagctttagaaaaagaaagaagttaagaagaagaggaggagaggggttTCAGATATGCAAAtctgcatttttttattaatcatcaaaagtccccTTTCCAAATGACAAAAGAGCATATAAATAGTCTCAACCTAGAACATCCTGCTATTGGGCTCGGCCCATCAAACCAAAttgtttaacataaataataaaaataacaatgagcaGGCCCAAATGGGCTACATAAGTAAAATTACAATGATCCAGCCCAAatgggctaaataaataaaataacaatgagaTAGGCCCAATGGGCTTAGTCTCCCAACCAAAGCGTGACAAGCTGGGCCATCCTACGTCGTCTCCGTCATATACTCGTGTAATCTGTGGCGTGGGCCTGGTGTCCCCACCAACTCTCCCGGGGTTAGAGAAACTCAACCCCGTCGAGTGTAGCAGTGGTCGACTCTGATAGTACTCCCAAAGATCTGGGTCAAGCTGCTGCAAAGTATCTCTAGTAATCCAAGTGCAGTCTGAGTCGGGTCGACCCACCCAGCGAACTAGAAATCGCTGAATCTCACCATTCCTGTTAAAAACAACTTGTTCATCCAGAATAGCATCAATATTATCCTTTTGTGCTGATGTCAAGGTAAATGGGATAGAGGTTTCATTAGGATCATCAGGAGGGGGGTTAAGTGGTGTTTCAAATGGATCATTTGGAATAGGAAGTGGTTTGTGGTATGCAACTAGATCCTCAATGTTAAATGTAGAGCTAATGCCAAAATCATGTGGTAAATCAAGAACATAAGCATTTGGACcaacccgttgtagcactttgAAAGGCCCCGCACTACGTGCATGCAATTTTCGATTAGCTCCCGAAGGAAACCGTTCGGGTCTAATCCGTATCATAACATAgtctccaacattaaactcATTATGTCGTCTATGTGCATCAGCTTGAAGTTTATATTGCgcattacttgcttgaatttgtttagtgatctcaatatgcaaatcCTGAATTCTACGTGCAAAAGACTCGGCTGACTCAGACACTCTAGCATAAAGGGACATGGGAAGAAGATCTAAGGGTTTCCTAGGCTTGTAACCATGTACAACTTCAAAGGGACTCATGCCTATTGACCTATTGATGGAGCTATTATAGGCAAACTGGGCCATAAGAAGAATCGGATCCCAATTTCGATTATGATCACTCACTAAACACCTTAAAAGGTTGCCCAAACTCATGTTAACCACCTCAGTTTGACCATCAGTTTGGGGGTGGTAAGCAGTAGAAAACTTCAATTTGGTTCCCACCATATGCCAAAGGGTTTTCCATAAATAACTTGTAAATCTAACATCCCTATCCGAAACTATGGTTTGGGGAAGGCTGTACAACTTGACAATCTCGTCAAAATAGAGTTTTGCGACTCTGGAAGCATCTGTGGTCTTAGTACAAGGAATAAAATGGGTCATCTTAGAGAAGCGGTCGACAACCACAAAAATAGAATCATGTTTCTTTGCAGTACGTGGAAGCCCAAGCACAAAATCCATGCTTACATCTTGCCAAGGGCAAGTAGGCACGGGTAAAGGAGTGTAAAGAccagtattttgttttctatgcttAGCGAGTTGGCAAGTTCGACACTGACCTACTAATTTGGCGACATCTCTTTTCAAACTAGACCAAAAAAACTGACGTTCCACTTCTTCGATGGTTTTATTCCTTCCAAAATGTCCTGAGAGACCTCCAGCATGAATCTCCCATATCAAAAAATCACGCACAGATGTTTTCGGGATACAAAGCTTATTATCTCGAAATAGGTATCCATCTTGGAGGTGATAACCATTTATAACACGGTGATGCTCATCCTTCAATGTCAAGTATATTTCTCCAAATTCTGGGCAAGATTCATACTCCTCCTTAAGTCTCTCAAATCCCGTGACTCCAACACTCATTACAGATAACAACGTCACCCGACGACTCAAAGCATCTGCAGCCTTATTCTCTATTCcagatttatgtttcaaaacaaATGAGTATGCTTGCAAATATTCAACCCAATGACCATGCCTATGATTAAGCTTTTTTTGGGATTTAAGATAGTGAAGGGCCTCATGATCGGAGTAAAGAACAAACTCCTGTGGTAACAAGTAATGGCGCCAATAGCGCAAGGCCTGAACCACTGCATAAAACTCCTTATCATAAGTTGAGTACTTTTGTTTTGCCTTATTAAGTTTCTCACTAAAGTAAGCTACAGGGTGACGTTCCTAACTAAGTACTCCACCTATGCCAACTCCCGAAGCATTACATTCTACTTCAAACACTTTAGTAAAATCAGGTAGCCGCATTACTGGGGCCTCCGTCATTTTCTTCTTAACCTCCTCAAATGCCCTATTAGCTCCTTTACTCCACTTAAACTCACCTTGTTTCAAACAATCTGTAATAGGTGACATGATGGTGTTAAATCCCTTAATAAAACGATGATAGGAAGTTGCAAGCCCATGAAAACTACGAACCTCATGAATAGTCTTAGGTTCCGGCCAATCTACTATCGCTTGAACTTTTTGGGGATCAGCAGAGACTCCTTTCCATGAcactataaaccctaaaaagacCACTTGATCAGTAAAGAATGAACACTTTTTGACATTTGCAAATAAACTTGTCTTTCTTAGGGTGGTACAAACCTGAATAAGATGATCGAAATGTTCTTCCTTGGTTTTGCTATAGATAAGAATATCATCAAAGTACACCACCAAGAACTTTCCCATAAATGGCCGAAGCACTTGTGTCATTACTCTCATAAATGTGCTTGGTGCATTGGACAGGCCAAAAGGCATGACTAGCCATTCATATAAACcatccttagtcttaaatgctATTTTCCACTCATCTCCAGGACGGATCCTAATTTGATGATACCCGCTTTTTAAGTCAATCTTAGAAAAGATTTGGGCTCCTGCCATCATATCTAGCATGTCATCCAATCGAGGAATTGGAAAACGATACTTGATTGTAATTCTATTTATGGCTCGACTGTCAACACACATTCTCCATGATCCATCTTTCTTGGGTGTTAACAGTGCAGGTACTGCACAAGGGCTCAAACTCTCTCGTATAAATCCCTTTTGTAACAACTCACATACTTGCCTTTGCAACTCAGCATGTTCACTCGGGTTCATCCTATAGTGAGGCAAGTTTGGTAACGTGGCCCCAGGGACAAAATCTATGGCGTGTTGAACATCACGCATAGGGGGCAAAGCATCAGGTAGTTCAGAAGGAAAAACATCTAGAAATTCTTTCAACACTTCTCTTACCTCTTCAGGTGGCTCTTCTAAAAAGTCATCTACAATCTCCTTAGCCACTACAGCAAACACAACAGACTCCTCACAAATCTCCTTATCAAACTCCTTAAGACTTATTATGTTAAGTCCTCCTTCTTTCACTTTATTCTTCTTTTGACTATTATCATTAGGCCTTGGAGGTAATCCAataagttggatttttttaccttgaaaagtaAATGAACAAGAATTTGATCGTCCAAAGATTGTAACGTCCAAATCATATAACCAAGGCCTACCCAAAATGACATGCCCCACATCCATGGGAATGACATCACACCAAATTTCATCATGATAGTCAAAAATCTTAATGGGAAAAAGACATCTCTCTTTGACTGCTATAGATGTATCATTAACCCAAGACACACTATACGGCTTAGGGTGTGGGACAGACTTTAGGCCTAAACGGGATACACTACCCGATGAAACTGCATTGATACAGCTACCACTGTCTATGATGATCTTACACCCTTTATCTCCACATTGAATGTAAGTGTAAAAAATAGCAGTCCTTCTCCAATCCTCGGTTCCTTTAGGTTGTGTTAAAGCACATCTAACCACACCTAACCTGATTGTCTTGATTTGAGCAGGTATAGACCTAACACATCCTAGCAAGTTAGActcatcatcctcatcattGAGATCTTGAAAATCATCGGGATTGGGTTCATATATCTTATCATCACAATTATCTTCATCACCCACATCCTCTTGCCCCTTGATGAACAAAGCCTTATTAGGGCAGCTAGAGGAAATATGACCAAAACCCTGACACTTAAAACACTGAATTCTTGAAGTTCTAGGTGCTTCACGAAAAATACCCTTACCCTTGTCTTCTCTAGGTATCTGGGAAATCAAAGGATTGGGTTTACGAGGTGGGGCACCTAATATGGAGTTATTACTACCAGGTTGAGGTCTAGAAGGGGTACTACGAGTGTCCTGACGTCTTGTCCATTGGCTTTTTGTGACCAAGTCGTAATTTTGTACTAGGGTATAAGCTTCATCAAGGGTGGAAACACCCCTAAGCACAACCTCTCTTCTAAGGTCATCGTTTAAGCCTTTTCAAAATCTACTTAGGGTCATCACTTCATCCTCCCTAACTGCACACCTCATCCTATACTCATCAAATTGTGCCACATATTCATTGGCAGACTTGCCTCCTTGTCTCAGGTTATTCCACTGGTCCAAAAGATTTCCTCTATAAGAACGAGGCAAGTACTTCTCTTCTAACTTAGTCTTCATTTCAACCCAATCATTGATAGGGGGTTGACCCCTCCTAATCAAAGACTCTTCTACACTTTCCCAATAGAGCTGAGCGGTTCCACTAAGTTTCATCTTTGCAAATCTTACCCT contains:
- the LOC118058336 gene encoding uncharacterized protein, which translates into the protein MDPNSSNVLRDIQEQLQLMRTEMSNMSNQMNNLSGRMESMETLQVRQSSESEHSNDNPRNPQRPVPRRNRHHNQRQGHNEFDDPNDNEHSNDYRQRPVHPRNRQYNRNQGHHEYDDPDERVMRHVKVEAPTFEGQLDPWVFDRWIRDMDQFFGWYNLSENRRVRFAKMKLSGTAQLYWESVEESLIRRGQPPINDWVEMKTKLEEKYLPRSYRGNLLDQWNNLRQGGKSANEYVAQFDEYRMRREVVLRGVSTLDEAYTLVQNYDLVTKSQWTRRQDTRSTPSRPQPGSNNSILGAPPRKPNPLISQIPREDKGKGIFREAPRTSRIQCFKCQGFGHISSSCPNKALFIKGQEDVGDEDNCDDKIYEPNPDDFQDLNDEDDESNLLGCVRSIPAQIKTIRLGVVRCALTQPKGTEDWRRTAIFYTYIQCGDKGCKIIIDSGSCINAVSSGSVSRLGLKSVPHPKPYSVSWVNDTSIAVKERCLFPIKIFDYHDEIWCDVIPMDVGHVILGRPWLYDLDVTIFGRSNSCSFTFQGKKIQLIGLPPRPNDNSQKKNKVKEGGLNIISLKEFDKEICEESVVFAVVAKEIVDDFLEEPPEEVREVLKEFLDVFPSELPDALPPMRDVQHAIDFVPGATLPNLPHYRMNPSEHAELQRQVCELLQKGFIRESLSPCAVPALLTPKKDGSWRMCVDSRAINRITIKYRFPIPRLDDMLDMMAGAQIFSKIDLKSGYHQIRIRPGDEWKIAFKTKDGLYEWLVMPFGLSNAPSTFMRVMTQVLRPFMGKFLVVYFDDILIYSKTKEEHFDHLIQVCTTLRKTSLFANVKKCSFFTDQVVFLGFIVSWKGVSADPQKVQAIVDWPEPKTIHEVRSFHGLATSYHRFIKGFNTIMSPITDCLKQGEFKWSKGANRAFEEVKKKMTEAPVMRLPDFTKVFEVECNASGVGIGGALRYWRHYLLPQEFVLYSDHEALHYLKSQKKLNHRHGHWVEYLQAYSFVLKHKSGIENKAADALSRRVTLLSVMSVGVTGFERLKEEYESCPEFGEIYLTLKDEHHRVINGYHLQDGYLFRDNKLCIPKTSVRDFLIWEIHAGGLSGHFGRNKTIEEVERQFFWSSLKRDVAKLVGQCRTCQLAKHRKQNTGLYTPLPVPTCPWQDVSMDFVLGLPRTAKKHDSIFVVVDRFSKMTHFIPCTKTTDASRVAKLYFDEIVKLYSLPQTIVSDRDVRFTSYLWKTLWHMVGTKLKFSTAYHPQTDGQTEVVNMSLGNLLRCLVSDHNRNWDPILLMAQFAYNSSINRSIGMSPFEVVHGYKPRKPLDLLPMSLYARVSESAESFARRIQDLHIEITKQIQASNAQYKLQADAHRRHNEFNVGDYVMIRIRPERFPSGANRKLHARSAGPFKVLQRVGPNAYVLDLPHDFGISSTFNIEDLVAYHKPLPIPNDPFETPLNPPPDDPNETSIPFTLTSAQKDNIDAILDEQVVFNRNGEIQRFLVRWVGRPDSDCTWITRDTLQQLDPDLWEYYQSRPLLHSTGLSFSNPGRVGGDTRPTPQITRVYDGDDVGWPSLSRFGWETKPIGPISLDDEQRRNPGKEEEKTTNTQTKKEIKKARTRGIDEKQKRRGDKTGQSSSSPPAAPEPARVSDARLLPIRVTGLDQ